The following are encoded together in the Candidatus Omnitrophota bacterium genome:
- a CDS encoding HAD-IIIA family hydrolase, producing the protein MKKKILTKHSKPKKKKVIFLDRDGVINRYPGRRKYVTSLRSFKLIPGSLRAIKKLTEAGFIIFIISNQAGVAKKIYTKAALKAITHKMLLNIKRAGGSIRKVLYCTHLPETNCACRKPKTASVKKAMQSLDSRIDRTSSYLIGDDIAKDIVMGKRSHLKTILVLSGRDRRRVMAKRSGRPDYVFKNLLEATKFILKTNA; encoded by the coding sequence ATGAAAAAAAAGATTCTAACCAAACATTCGAAGCCTAAGAAGAAAAAGGTAATTTTCCTTGATCGTGATGGCGTAATCAACAGGTATCCAGGAAGAAGAAAATACGTGACAAGTCTGCGCTCTTTTAAGCTTATCCCGGGTTCATTAAGAGCTATTAAGAAGCTAACAGAGGCAGGATTCATTATATTTATCATCTCTAATCAGGCTGGCGTGGCAAAAAAGATATACACAAAGGCTGCACTTAAGGCAATTACCCATAAGATGCTGTTAAATATTAAGAGGGCAGGCGGAAGCATAAGAAAGGTCTTATATTGCACTCATTTACCAGAGACAAATTGCGCATGTCGCAAGCCCAAGACCGCCTCAGTAAAAAAGGCAATGCAATCTCTTGATTCAAGAATTGACCGTACATCTTCTTATTTAATAGGAGATGATATTGCCAAGGATATAGTTATGGGAAAGCGCAGCCACCTGAAGACTATTCTAGTTTTAAGCGGAAGGGATAGGCGAAGGGTTATGGCTAAGCGCTCAGGAAGACCTGACTACGTGTTCAAAAATTTATTAGAAGCTACAAAATTCATATTAAAAACTAATGCATGA
- the fmt gene encoding methionyl-tRNA formyltransferase, which yields MSKQDLRIIFFGSAQISVEILSTLLKAGYIPSCVVTQPDKKSGRHLMLHSTPVKIFAETKALDVLAVDDLSDKAFLDKLAGLEADIFIVVAYGKILPAKILDIPRSFALNIHTSLLPKYRGAAPIQWAIINGETSSGITIIRMNEKIDEGDIVAQEEILLEADDNAITLEAKLSVLAGKKILEVLDLIKEKKITFSKQDSSCATFAPKLEKNDGVINWNIDAVAIHHQIRGCLPWPVAFTYFKGKRLKIFAAKVFPESVSAKPGEVVSLSDGLISVACAHGVLKIEEVQPENSRRMRPEEFIAGSRISLGDFLG from the coding sequence ATGAGTAAGCAAGATTTGAGAATAATATTTTTTGGAAGTGCTCAGATTTCGGTTGAGATACTAAGCACTTTACTAAAGGCTGGCTATATCCCGAGCTGTGTAGTTACCCAGCCTGATAAAAAATCAGGCAGGCATCTTATGCTGCATTCTACGCCTGTTAAGATTTTTGCTGAAACCAAGGCATTGGATGTTTTAGCTGTTGATGATTTATCCGATAAAGCCTTTTTAGATAAGCTTGCAGGGTTAGAGGCTGATATATTTATTGTTGTTGCCTATGGTAAAATTTTACCAGCAAAAATTTTAGATATACCGCGCAGTTTTGCTTTAAATATCCATACCTCGTTACTTCCTAAGTATCGGGGAGCTGCCCCTATCCAATGGGCAATTATAAACGGAGAAACTTCAAGCGGTATAACTATTATTCGAATGAATGAGAAAATAGATGAAGGAGATATTGTTGCTCAGGAGGAGATTCTGCTAGAGGCAGATGATAATGCTATAACTTTAGAGGCTAAACTTAGTGTGCTTGCTGGCAAAAAGATTCTTGAGGTTTTGGATTTGATTAAAGAGAAAAAGATTACCTTTTCTAAACAGGATTCATCATGTGCTACTTTTGCTCCGAAATTGGAGAAAAACGATGGTGTCATAAATTGGAATATTGATGCTGTTGCTATCCATCATCAGATTCGGGGTTGTCTGCCTTGGCCAGTTGCCTTTACATATTTTAAAGGAAAGCGCCTTAAAATCTTTGCTGCCAAAGTCTTTCCTGAATCTGTTTCGGCAAAGCCAGGAGAAGTAGTTAGTTTAAGCGATGGCTTGATTTCTGTTGCTTGTGCTCACGGTGTCCTTAAGATAGAAGAGGTGCAGCCAGAGAATTCAAGACGCATGAGGCCAGAGGAATTTATTGCTGGGTCAAGAATTTCACTAGGTGATTTTTTGGGATAA
- the priA gene encoding primosomal protein N', with amino-acid sequence MSDKLIAKVVLGLPLSKSFDYSIPENLRKKIKAGSRVNIIFNRRNMIGYVQALTDKSQIKKLNPIISLIDEAPILPGHFLSLMSKISSYYCSSLGEMIEAALPDLIRKGRQIPLDYKFPKEPEERPKVKEKFSGFVYRSIDEEKKSEFFVERIKEALEKNKQVIFLLPDTSLVDVWVKRLRSIFKGARIICLHSRLSKKEAFLAWLSIKSSEADIVVGSRAAIFSPLVNIGLIIIDSEDNFVYKQETRPYYNARDVAIMLAKDRQAMLVLSSISPSAEVFHSTIKNKFKFISEQTDKARLPKTKIIDLRYQRLPRGGNLFSLPFTERIRNYLEQEKRILIFLNRRGFATFLRCKSCGHSLECARCSSHLIYYYHTKTMQCPHCNYKIDEPKVCPKCNFNLIYFGGFGIQRLESETHRLFPGVKITCLDSLEAKAEASSSNIIITSQFGLKEGLIKEDIDLCAVVSMDNILNLAQLRSSEEAFRILLHLRALAKDELVVQTYICEHRVFSCLNQGDYEAFIKAELNDRKSLNLPPYRHLIALNLKSAKLEELNLTSQKLFKLLKNRVARERHIEVFSPIEDIPFKLRSKFRLQILIKTAKVEEMNRIVSGLLPKLKAGKAVSIGVNVDI; translated from the coding sequence ATGTCAGATAAATTAATTGCTAAAGTTGTTTTGGGCCTGCCGCTATCAAAAAGCTTTGATTATTCTATCCCTGAGAATTTAAGAAAAAAAATAAAGGCAGGCTCTCGTGTGAACATAATTTTTAATAGACGCAATATGATTGGTTATGTTCAGGCATTGACGGATAAATCGCAGATTAAGAAACTCAACCCTATTATTTCCTTAATAGATGAGGCGCCAATCTTGCCAGGTCATTTTTTATCTTTAATGTCTAAGATCTCCTCTTATTATTGTTCTTCGCTTGGCGAGATGATTGAGGCAGCACTTCCGGACTTAATCAGAAAAGGAAGGCAGATTCCTCTAGATTATAAGTTTCCAAAAGAGCCAGAAGAGAGGCCAAAAGTTAAAGAGAAATTTTCTGGGTTTGTTTATCGCAGTATCGATGAAGAAAAAAAGAGCGAGTTTTTCGTAGAAAGAATCAAAGAGGCGCTGGAGAAAAATAAGCAGGTTATATTTCTTTTGCCTGATACTTCTTTAGTCGACGTTTGGGTCAAGCGCTTAAGGAGCATTTTCAAGGGGGCACGTATTATCTGTTTGCACAGTAGATTAAGTAAAAAGGAGGCGTTTCTTGCTTGGCTTTCGATTAAATCGTCTGAAGCGGATATAGTAGTTGGCTCACGCGCTGCAATATTCTCTCCCTTAGTTAATATTGGCTTGATTATCATAGATTCTGAGGACAATTTTGTTTATAAGCAGGAGACCAGACCTTACTATAATGCCAGGGATGTTGCAATAATGCTGGCCAAGGACAGGCAAGCTATGTTGGTGCTTTCAAGCATATCACCCAGTGCGGAAGTATTTCATTCTACGATAAAGAATAAATTTAAGTTTATCTCAGAACAGACAGATAAAGCTAGGTTGCCTAAAACAAAGATAATTGATTTGAGATATCAAAGGTTGCCTAGAGGAGGCAATCTATTCTCTTTGCCGTTTACTGAACGCATCAGGAATTACCTAGAACAGGAAAAAAGGATTTTGATTTTTCTTAACCGCAGAGGCTTTGCTACATTTTTACGATGCAAGAGTTGCGGACATTCACTTGAGTGTGCTCGCTGCAGCAGTCATCTTATTTACTATTATCATACAAAGACGATGCAGTGTCCTCATTGTAATTATAAAATAGATGAGCCTAAGGTCTGCCCAAAGTGCAATTTTAATCTCATATATTTTGGCGGTTTTGGTATTCAACGCCTTGAAAGTGAAACGCATCGTTTATTTCCCGGAGTTAAAATTACCTGTCTTGATTCCTTGGAGGCCAAGGCTGAGGCCTCTTCATCAAACATAATTATCACTAGTCAATTCGGGTTAAAAGAAGGCCTTATAAAAGAAGATATAGATTTATGTGCTGTTGTTTCCATGGATAATATATTAAATCTTGCCCAGCTTCGCTCTAGCGAAGAGGCCTTTAGGATTTTACTGCATTTGCGCGCCTTAGCAAAAGATGAGTTAGTTGTTCAGACTTATATATGCGAACATCGTGTATTTAGCTGTCTTAATCAGGGGGATTATGAGGCTTTTATTAAGGCAGAGTTAAATGATAGAAAGAGCTTGAACCTCCCACCTTACAGGCATCTGATTGCATTAAATTTAAAATCTGCGAAGCTAGAAGAGTTAAATTTGACTTCCCAAAAATTGTTCAAACTATTGAAAAATCGCGTTGCGAGAGAAAGGCATATAGAAGTATTTTCTCCTATTGAAGATATTCCGTTTAAATTGCGTTCAAAATTTAGATTGCAAATCTTGATTAAAACAGCTAAAGTGGAGGAGATGAATCGCATTGTTTCCGGGTTATTACCTAAATTAAAGGCTGGCAAGGCAGTTAGTATCGGAGTTAATGTAGATATATGA
- a CDS encoding NAD-dependent epimerase/dehydratase family protein produces the protein MRILITGGAGLVGSHAAEYFAKKGNEVIALDNLMRSKIFGYDKKSVEFNWNYLKKLNNIKCIKGDVRVESDCLKALGKGVDVVIHTAGQPGVLASVKDPREDFSINAFGTLNILECTRKICKHATFIYCSTNKVYGENVSELPIEEKDTRYCFKEIKGINEDILTDLTAHTPYGVSKLVGDLYTQEYAHIYGMRTAVFRMSCIYGTRQFGFEDQGWVAWFIIAALFNRPITIFGDGKQVRDLLYVEDLVGAYDAFIDSDLSSGVFNIGGGPNNTISLLEFIKQLKEISGKDPNLSFGDWRPSDQKVYISDIDKIKERLSWQPKIGVKDGIARLVDWVKTNKRFFI, from the coding sequence TTGAGAATTTTAATTACAGGTGGAGCTGGTCTTGTTGGTTCACACGCAGCAGAATACTTTGCCAAGAAAGGAAATGAGGTTATTGCCCTTGATAATCTCATGCGTTCAAAAATTTTCGGATATGACAAAAAATCAGTAGAGTTTAATTGGAATTATCTAAAAAAACTTAATAATATTAAGTGCATTAAAGGTGATGTAAGGGTAGAATCCGATTGCCTAAAGGCCTTAGGCAAGGGGGTTGATGTTGTTATCCATACTGCTGGTCAACCTGGCGTACTTGCCTCTGTAAAAGATCCTAGGGAAGATTTTAGTATTAACGCCTTTGGTACGCTCAATATATTAGAGTGCACGAGAAAAATTTGCAAGCATGCAACCTTTATCTATTGTTCGACCAATAAAGTTTATGGCGAGAATGTAAGTGAACTCCCTATAGAGGAGAAGGATACTCGTTATTGTTTTAAGGAAATTAAAGGCATTAATGAAGATATACTTACAGACTTAACAGCTCATACTCCTTATGGAGTATCAAAGCTGGTGGGTGATCTTTATACTCAGGAGTACGCCCATATCTATGGTATGCGCACAGCAGTATTTCGTATGAGCTGCATATATGGAACCAGACAATTTGGATTTGAAGATCAGGGTTGGGTTGCTTGGTTTATTATTGCAGCGCTTTTTAATAGGCCAATAACTATTTTTGGTGATGGTAAGCAGGTTAGAGACCTCTTATATGTTGAAGATCTTGTTGGGGCATACGATGCCTTTATTGATAGTGATTTATCTAGCGGAGTTTTTAATATTGGCGGTGGTCCCAATAATACAATATCACTGCTTGAATTCATCAAGCAGCTGAAAGAGATTAGCGGTAAAGACCCTAATCTTTCTTTTGGCGATTGGCGCCCTAGTGACCAGAAGGTATATATTTCAGATATAGATAAAATAAAAGAAAGACTTTCTTGGCAACCCAAGATAGGCGTTAAAGATGGTATTGCTAGATTAGTTGATTGGGTGAAGACGAATAAGCGTTTTTTCATCTAA
- the tpiA gene encoding triose-phosphate isomerase, with amino-acid sequence MRKPIIAGNWKMYKTIPQAIELVNGLKRELSDFVGADIVVCPTYTALSEVSEVLADSSIKLGAQDMYWQDEGAYTGEISASMLKDVGVSFVILGHSERRQHFQETDEAVNNKIKAALMAEITPICCIGEKLEQREANQTYDVVQRQLQAALKDIKEAQVKKIVFAYEPIWAIGTGKTATSAQAQEVHKFLRSLLEKWYNKEVASSVRIQYGGSVKPENIADLMKAADIDGALVGGASLGIESFSQIVKRCTVS; translated from the coding sequence ATGAGAAAGCCGATAATAGCTGGAAACTGGAAAATGTATAAGACCATACCTCAGGCTATTGAGTTGGTCAATGGCCTAAAGAGGGAGCTATCTGATTTCGTAGGCGCGGATATTGTTGTTTGTCCTACTTATACAGCACTGAGTGAAGTATCTGAGGTCTTAGCTGATTCTAGCATCAAATTGGGTGCACAGGATATGTATTGGCAAGATGAAGGTGCTTATACAGGAGAGATCTCAGCTTCGATGCTTAAGGATGTCGGCGTTAGCTTCGTGATTTTAGGCCATTCTGAAAGAAGGCAACACTTTCAAGAAACAGACGAGGCAGTTAACAATAAGATTAAGGCTGCATTAATGGCAGAGATTACGCCTATTTGTTGTATCGGTGAGAAATTAGAACAGAGAGAGGCTAATCAGACTTATGATGTGGTGCAGAGACAGTTGCAGGCAGCGTTGAAAGATATCAAGGAGGCTCAAGTAAAAAAGATCGTATTTGCCTATGAACCTATTTGGGCAATCGGCACAGGAAAAACCGCAACAAGTGCTCAGGCCCAAGAAGTCCATAAATTCCTACGCTCACTGCTTGAAAAATGGTATAATAAAGAGGTAGCAAGTTCGGTAAGAATTCAGTATGGAGGCAGTGTCAAGCCAGAGAATATAGCAGATTTAATGAAGGCAGCTGATATTGATGGCGCCTTGGTTGGAGGAGCAAGTTTAGGGATTGAATCATTTTCCCAAATTGTAAAAAGATGTACGGTATCTTAA
- the secG gene encoding preprotein translocase subunit SecG, translated as MYGILITIHAIIGILLIVVILVQSGRSGGLAETFGGAAESIFGTKTNAFMVRLTTVMAILFITSCLTLAYVSKQQSKSLMERVEIPETKSKADEITKQEEVSPPELKEVVAEGVAADNEILDAVGEPKE; from the coding sequence ATGTACGGTATCTTAATTACTATACATGCAATTATTGGAATCTTGCTGATTGTGGTGATTTTAGTGCAGTCAGGTAGGAGTGGTGGTTTAGCAGAAACCTTTGGAGGCGCTGCAGAATCTATTTTCGGCACTAAGACAAATGCCTTTATGGTGCGTCTGACAACTGTCATGGCAATCCTTTTTATTACAAGCTGCCTGACTTTGGCTTATGTTTCCAAGCAACAGTCTAAATCCTTGATGGAAAGAGTTGAGATTCCAGAAACTAAAAGTAAGGCTGATGAGATCACAAAGCAAGAGGAGGTCAGCCCACCTGAGCTTAAAGAAGTCGTCGCAGAAGGCGTGGCTGCTGATAACGAAATCCTGGATGCGGTTGGAGAGCCTAAAGAGTAA
- a CDS encoding glycosyltransferase family 2 protein, which translates to MKDKLTPISVVIITKNEEKNIVSCLESVSGWADEIIVVDDESTDETLSLAKRFSSKVFSRKMDIEGAHRNWAYAQAENDWVLSLDADERVTEELKNEIDKALSNPTDYNGFTIPRKNFIGKHWIKSSGWYPSPQLKLFRKDKFKYEEAAVHPKAFMSDPCGHLKSDIIHYSYKNIEDFINKLNKQTTLEAQKWYNQAKPMRLGHFLWRSFDRFMRSFFGKKGFKGGFWGFVVAFCAGLYQFLSYLKYREIVRNKGV; encoded by the coding sequence ATGAAAGATAAATTGACGCCTATCTCCGTTGTTATTATTACAAAGAATGAAGAAAAAAATATCGTTTCTTGTTTAGAGAGTGTCTCTGGATGGGCTGATGAGATTATTGTTGTCGATGATGAAAGTACTGATGAGACGCTGTCTCTGGCTAAGCGTTTTAGCAGCAAGGTTTTCTCCCGTAAGATGGATATAGAAGGCGCACATCGCAATTGGGCATACGCCCAGGCAGAGAATGATTGGGTTTTAAGCCTGGATGCGGATGAGCGTGTTACAGAAGAGCTAAAAAATGAGATTGATAAGGCTTTATCTAATCCAACAGATTATAATGGATTTACGATTCCTAGAAAGAATTTCATTGGCAAGCATTGGATTAAATCTAGCGGCTGGTATCCTAGTCCGCAGCTAAAACTATTCCGAAAAGATAAATTTAAATATGAAGAGGCGGCTGTGCATCCCAAGGCATTCATGTCTGACCCTTGCGGGCACCTAAAGAGCGATATTATCCACTATTCTTACAAAAATATTGAAGATTTCATCAATAAACTTAATAAACAGACTACTCTTGAAGCTCAGAAATGGTACAACCAGGCTAAGCCAATGCGTTTAGGGCACTTTCTCTGGCGTAGTTTTGACAGATTTATGCGCAGTTTCTTTGGAAAGAAAGGATTTAAAGGTGGCTTCTGGGGATTTGTTGTAGCCTTCTGTGCTGGATTATATCAGTTTTTAAGTTATCTAAAATACAGGGAGATAGTACGTAATAAGGGGGTATAA
- a CDS encoding peptide-binding protein, which translates to MKKIAVFIITCFLFSHCLTSAQEVKDTGDTIVVGSIGDARSLIPILASDSASGDIVGLVFNGLIKYDKDINLIGDLAESWQIAEGGLVIIFKLRKNVRWHDGTPFSARDVEFTFRKLIDPDVKTPYSGDFQKVKAIEVIDEYTLKVTYKEPFSPGLSSWGMGIMPKHILENEDFNNTSFSRNPIGTGPYKFKFWKTQEKIVLEANEAYFQSRPFIDRYIYRIIPDQATLFLEAQVEGVDLSGLTPFQYKRQTDTAFFKNTFNKYRLPSFGFTYLGFNLKNPLFKDKKVRQALDYALDKNEIIKGVLLGLGRVCTGPFVPDSWAYNQDISVRDFNQDKARHLLKGAGWQDTDRDGWLDREGKRFEFTIITNQGNEQRKAVAEIIQKRLADIGIKVKIKIIEWSAFISEFIDKRKFDAVLLGWSLSRDPDNYDIWHSSKTREGEFNFISYNNKKVDDLLVKGRRTFNQAERARLYKEIHEIIYEDAPYIFLYVPDSLPIVHKRFKGIKPEPLGIGYNFIKWWVPDSEQKYIRSRIKR; encoded by the coding sequence ATGAAGAAAATAGCAGTTTTTATAATTACATGTTTTTTATTTTCACATTGTCTAACTTCCGCTCAAGAGGTGAAAGATACTGGAGATACTATTGTAGTTGGTTCTATCGGCGATGCGCGTTCGCTCATTCCTATACTAGCATCAGATTCAGCCTCTGGAGATATTGTTGGCCTAGTGTTTAATGGCTTGATAAAATATGATAAGGATATTAATTTGATTGGGGACTTGGCAGAGAGTTGGCAGATTGCCGAAGGCGGCCTGGTAATTATTTTTAAATTAAGGAAGAATGTACGTTGGCATGATGGAACACCTTTTAGTGCAAGAGATGTTGAATTCACTTTTAGGAAATTAATTGATCCGGATGTAAAGACGCCTTATAGCGGAGACTTCCAAAAAGTCAAAGCCATTGAAGTTATTGACGAATATACACTAAAGGTTACATATAAAGAGCCATTCTCACCAGGGCTTTCAAGCTGGGGCATGGGTATCATGCCTAAACACATATTAGAAAATGAAGATTTTAATAATACCTCTTTTTCACGCAATCCCATTGGCACAGGGCCATATAAATTCAAATTCTGGAAGACGCAAGAGAAAATTGTCTTAGAGGCAAATGAGGCTTATTTCCAGAGTCGTCCTTTTATTGACCGTTACATCTATCGCATTATACCAGATCAGGCAACGCTGTTTTTAGAGGCTCAGGTAGAAGGCGTAGATTTATCAGGCCTTACACCATTTCAATACAAGCGCCAGACTGATACTGCCTTTTTTAAAAATACATTTAATAAATACAGGCTGCCAAGTTTTGGCTTTACATATCTTGGATTTAATTTGAAGAACCCCCTTTTTAAAGATAAAAAAGTACGCCAAGCACTCGACTATGCCCTAGATAAGAATGAGATAATCAAAGGTGTTCTTTTAGGATTAGGAAGGGTTTGCACAGGGCCTTTTGTGCCTGATTCCTGGGCTTATAATCAGGATATCTCAGTCAGGGACTTTAATCAGGATAAGGCAAGGCATTTACTTAAAGGAGCAGGCTGGCAGGATACAGATAGAGATGGCTGGCTGGATAGGGAAGGCAAGCGCTTTGAATTTACGATTATCACAAATCAGGGAAATGAGCAGAGAAAGGCAGTTGCCGAGATTATCCAAAAAAGATTGGCTGATATTGGTATAAAGGTTAAGATCAAGATTATTGAATGGTCTGCGTTCATCAGTGAATTTATCGACAAGAGAAAATTTGACGCTGTTCTATTGGGTTGGTCTTTATCGCGCGATCCTGATAATTACGATATCTGGCATTCTTCTAAGACGCGAGAAGGAGAATTTAATTTCATCTCTTATAATAATAAGAAGGTGGATGATTTATTGGTAAAGGGGAGGCGGACATTTAATCAGGCTGAGCGTGCCAGATTATATAAAGAAATCCACGAAATTATATATGAAGATGCTCCTTATATATTTCTCTATGTTCCGGATTCACTTCCAATAGTCCATAAACGCTTTAAGGGCATAAAACCAGAACCCTTGGGTATAGGATATAATTTTATAAAATGGTGGGTTCCTGACTCAGAGCAAAAATATATCCGCTCTAGAATTAAAAGATGA
- the gap gene encoding type I glyceraldehyde-3-phosphate dehydrogenase encodes MSGRAIKVGINGFGRIGRNVFKVINKRKGLEVSLINDLTDAKTLAHLLKYDSSYGKFDGTVEPEADAIVVNGKKTKISAIKNPAELNWRELGVDIVIESTGVFREREKIALHLEAGAKKVILTVPAKDEIDNMIVIGVNEAALKKEDKIVSNASCTTNCLAPMVKVLQDSFGIEKGLMTTIHAYTNDQCILDFPHKDLRRARAAAVNIIPTTTGAAKAVGKIIPELSGRLNGMAMRVPVVVGSIVDFVAILKKDAKKEEINAAMKQASQGAMKGILEYTEDPIVSSDIIGNTASCIFDADSTMIMDKNFVKVVGWYDNEWGYSNRVVDLLELLVSKGL; translated from the coding sequence ATGTCAGGAAGAGCTATTAAAGTAGGAATCAACGGCTTTGGAAGAATCGGCAGAAATGTGTTTAAAGTCATTAATAAAAGAAAAGGATTAGAGGTTTCATTAATCAATGACCTTACGGATGCTAAGACCTTAGCTCATTTATTGAAATACGATTCTTCTTATGGTAAATTCGACGGCACAGTTGAGCCTGAGGCAGATGCAATTGTTGTCAATGGTAAAAAGACCAAGATTAGCGCAATAAAGAATCCTGCTGAGCTCAATTGGAGGGAGCTAGGCGTAGATATTGTTATTGAATCTACGGGCGTATTTAGAGAAAGGGAAAAAATAGCTCTTCATTTAGAGGCAGGGGCAAAAAAGGTAATCCTCACTGTTCCGGCAAAAGATGAAATTGATAATATGATTGTTATTGGTGTTAATGAAGCGGCCTTGAAAAAAGAGGATAAAATCGTCTCAAATGCAAGCTGCACTACAAATTGTCTAGCACCCATGGTTAAAGTATTGCAAGATAGCTTTGGTATAGAAAAAGGGCTGATGACAACCATACATGCCTACACTAATGATCAGTGTATTCTGGACTTTCCTCATAAAGATCTAAGGCGTGCACGCGCTGCAGCCGTAAATATTATTCCCACGACTACAGGAGCAGCCAAGGCTGTGGGTAAGATTATTCCTGAACTTAGTGGAAGATTAAACGGAATGGCAATGCGTGTTCCGGTTGTGGTTGGTTCTATTGTTGATTTCGTGGCAATTCTTAAAAAGGATGCTAAAAAAGAAGAGATCAACGCTGCAATGAAACAAGCCTCCCAAGGCGCTATGAAAGGGATCTTAGAATATACAGAAGATCCAATAGTATCCAGTGATATTATTGGCAATACTGCCTCTTGCATATTTGATGCAGATTCAACTATGATTATGGATAAGAATTTTGTTAAGGTTGTGGGTTGGTATGACAATGAATGGGGTTATTCTAACAGGGTAGTGGATTTGTTAGAGCTTTTGGTTAGTAAGGGATTGTAG
- a CDS encoding phosphoglycerate kinase, whose translation MAKLTISDLSLKDKRLLVRVDFNAPQDKQGNITDDIRIRASLPTIKYALDNGVSKLILMSHLGRPKGEIKDSLKMDKVAARLEALISQPVLKLDDCVGEAVEKAIADSREKVILLENLRFHKEEEKNDSDFAKGLAKLGDLFVNDAFGSAHRAHASTEGVTHHLKSAAGFLLEKEIKYLGDTLANPELPFVVILGGAKVSDKIAVIENLLPKAQKFLIGGGMAYTFLKAVGVEIGKSLLDKERLDFAKNIIDLAKKQNKAIVLPVDHIAATAIDNPGSAQLIKGLNLPSDLMGLDIGPRSIEIFKDELKDAKTMLWNGPLGVSEIEAFSRGTKEIMTYITELDAATILGGGDTAAAASLFGLTDKITHISTGGGASLEYMEGKTLPGIAALSDK comes from the coding sequence ATGGCAAAGTTAACAATTTCAGATTTAAGCTTAAAAGATAAGCGCCTCTTAGTGCGGGTTGATTTTAATGCTCCTCAAGATAAGCAGGGAAACATTACAGATGACATTCGTATAAGAGCAAGCTTGCCTACTATTAAGTATGCCTTAGATAATGGCGTATCAAAGTTGATACTCATGTCTCATTTAGGGAGGCCTAAGGGAGAAATTAAAGATAGCTTAAAAATGGATAAAGTTGCAGCTAGGCTTGAGGCGCTCATAAGTCAGCCTGTTTTAAAGCTTGATGATTGTGTTGGTGAAGCTGTTGAAAAAGCTATAGCCGATTCCAGAGAAAAAGTAATTCTTCTTGAGAATCTTCGTTTCCATAAAGAAGAAGAAAAGAATGATTCTGATTTTGCTAAGGGTTTAGCTAAACTTGGCGATTTATTCGTAAACGATGCCTTTGGTAGCGCGCATCGCGCACATGCCTCTACCGAAGGCGTAACGCATCACCTTAAATCTGCAGCAGGGTTTTTACTGGAAAAGGAGATTAAATACTTAGGAGATACTTTGGCAAATCCGGAATTGCCTTTTGTTGTGATTTTAGGCGGTGCGAAAGTTTCGGATAAAATCGCTGTAATCGAAAATCTCCTGCCCAAAGCTCAAAAATTTCTGATTGGCGGCGGTATGGCTTATACGTTTTTAAAGGCAGTTGGCGTTGAAATCGGAAAATCACTGCTTGATAAAGAACGCCTTGATTTTGCAAAAAATATAATTGATTTAGCGAAAAAACAGAACAAAGCAATAGTTCTGCCTGTTGATCATATAGCTGCAACAGCAATTGATAATCCTGGCTCTGCGCAATTAATTAAAGGATTAAATTTACCATCTGATCTTATGGGTTTAGATATTGGTCCCAGGAGTATAGAGATATTTAAAGATGAATTAAAAGACGCAAAGACCATGCTTTGGAATGGACCTTTGGGAGTGAGTGAGATTGAGGCTTTTAGCCGCGGCACAAAGGAGATAATGACCTATATTACTGAGTTAGATGCGGCTACAATCCTTGGTGGTGGAGATACAGCAGCAGCTGCAAGTCTTTTTGGCCTGACTGATAAAATTACTCATATTTCTACAGGTGGCGGCGCTTCTTTAGAGTATATGGAGGGAAAAACATTACCTGGTATTGCTGCCTTAAGCGATAAGTAG